DNA from Kitasatospora acidiphila:
ACCGCGATGGACCGGCGTTCGTAGGCGGCGTCGATGATCCGGTAGAACGCCTCGGCGGCGTCTTCGCCGACGGGCAGGAGGCCGATGTCGTCGATGACGATGAGGTCCGCGCGGCAGATCCGGGCGACGGTCCGTGCGGTCGACCCGTCGACCTTCGACTTCCCGATCGCGGCACTCAGCGTCTCCAGGGTGAACCAGGACACCCGCAGGTCCTTCTCGATCGCGGCCTGGGCCAGGCCCTCGGTGAAGTGGCTCTTGCCTGTCCCGGAGGGGCCGGCGATCACCAAATTCTCGGCGCGGCCGATCCACTCCAGGGTGACCAGGGAGTTCTGCGTGGGTTCGGGGATCGTGGAGTCCTCGGCCCGCCAGGAGCCCAGGGTCTTGCCGGTGGGGAAGTTCGCCGAGTGCCGGCGGAGCCGGCGGGTGGCCGCGTCGCGGCCGGTGACCTCCTCGGCTATCAGCAGCCGCAGGACCTCGGCGGGATCCCAGCGTTGAGCGCGGGCGGTGGCCAGAACGTCGGGAGCCGCTTTGCGCATATAGGGCAGGCGCATGCGGCGCATGAGCTTGTCGAGTTCTTCGGGGATGGCCGGGGGGTTGGGAAAACTCATGGAGGTGCCGTTCTCTTTGGTGACGTGCAGCCAAATGGCTGTGACTGGCGGCGTGTTGGTTCAGCGGCCGAGGGCCTGCCAGCCGATGGTTCCGTTCTGGACGGAGTGGGCTTCGTCCGCGCGGACGACCTCGCCGGCGGGCTTGCTGTCCGCGATGTGTCCCAGGATCGAGAGGAGGTCGCCGTCAGCGAAGCGCCCGGCCGTGGCGGCGAGACCGAGAGCCTGGTCGACTCGGTCGTTGCCCAGGACAGTGGCCAGCTCGACCGCGCGGGCCATTTTGGCGCGGATGCGAGTGGCGCCGGCGGGTCCGGCTTCCTTGAGCCAGCGCCCGGCGCCGGGGCCGATGCCGACGAACGCGATCTCGGCTTCCGAGCGGGGCTGGAGCCTCGGCTGATGGATGCTGCGGCCGTCGGGATGGTCTGGATAGTGGGCGTCGATGATCTGCGGAACCCCGGGGGTGGACAGCTGGTGGCGCCAGATCTCCGATAGATCACCCGAGTTGGTGCGGGCGGTGATGGAGAGTTCCTCACCGACGACCCGGCACCACACCCGGGCGCCGGTATAGCCCGGCGGGGTCGAGTAGCGCACCGAGTTGAAGCTGATCGTGCGGTCCGAGCCGACCAGTCGTTCCTCGCCCAGCGCGAGCGCCAGCGGCTCGACGGGCAGAATGTGCAGGGTGGTGCGTTCGATGTCCAGGCGGTCGGCGGGTATCTGCCCGGTCGCCCGGTGGCGGCGCGAGTTCACTGCGTCGCACCAGGTCAGGCAGGCATCGGCGAGCTCGGCGAACGAGTCGTAGACGGGCAGAAGGTTCGCATCGGTGGGCACCAGGTCGGCCTTCGCGATACGGACCGTGGCCTCCGCACCGCCCTTCGATTCGGGGTCGTAGGGCACGCAGCTGACCACCTGGCAGCCGTAATGCCGGCCCGCGGCGACCATCTGCGGATGACGGACCGGGATTCCGGCGATGTGCTCGACGGTGACCGTTTTCGCGTTGTCGGTCAGTACATACGTCGGTGCCCCGCCGATCCGTCTGAGCGTGGTGTCCAGGCAGGCCACGAGCGTGCCCAGCGTGCAGTCCCAGACCGGGATCACCACCCGGAACCGTGACCAGGACAGCCACGCGCAGAACAGCCAGGTCCGACGGCCGCCGATCCGCGGGCCCTCGCCCCAGTCGAACTGCAGCCACCGGCCCGGCTCGGGAATCCACGGCCGGTACGTCCGGCGCTTGCCCGCCTTCCACGCACTCTTCGCCGCGTTCACCGCCCGCCTCGTCGAGCGCGCGCTGCCCCGGTAGCCCATCTTCACGAGCTTCTCGTGGACCACATCGGCGCGGATCGTCGCCTTCGACTGCTCGACCCACTCCTCGACCTTCTCCAGGAACGCGTCGATCATCTTCGGCCGCGGCTCTCGCTCATAGGGATTGCGCCCGCTGTCGCGGGCCTCGACATACCTCTTGACCGTCTTCGGGTCGTGCCCCGCCAAGGTCGCCGCCGACCAGACCGTCCCGGTCAGGTCGTACGCCTCAAGGATTTCCATAATCTCCGTGTCAGACTTCGTCACAGGACCTCTCCGGCCGGTAGCTGATGCATGCAAACACCAGCAAACGGGCGGAGGGGTCTCCTCCAGTTAAGGAAGCGATCAGGAACACCACTGGTCAGACGGCCATCCACCTGGAATTCCGGTGGCCATCAGCCTGGACTCAGCTGGCCGCACACCTGGACTTTGCCACGGCCGCCGTCACGCTCGCGGGGATGGTCCCCGCCCCGTCCGACACTGCTCCTGATGCGCAGTGTCGGCCCCGCGCTCGCGGGGATGGTCCCGCGGTTTAGGGCAGCTGGAGTTCAGCCGGCAGGTCGGCCCCGCGCTCGCGGGGATGGTCCCGACACCCGGCTCGGCCAGCAGCTCCCCGCGGCGTCGGCCCCGCGCTCGCGGGGATGGTCCCTGCTGAAGGTGGGGGTCAACTGCGGGCGATGCAGTCGGCCCCGCGCTCGCGGGGATGGTCCTATTTGCGGCCTCGTCCAGCACGGCGCGCATCGGTCGGCCCCGCGCTCGCGGGGATGGTCCCTTCGGCGGCCTGGTGTCGCAGCCGCTGTCGTCGTCGGCCCCGCGCTCGCGGGGATGGTCCGCCGCCCATGAAGGACCGCCCCCCGCCCGCGCCGTCGGCCCCGCGCTCGCGGGGATGGTCCCCTGCTGGCGTGGGGGTTCGTCCTCGCCGCGCTGTCGGCCCCGCGCTCGCGGGGATGGTCCCATGAACGTGTTCGAGAAGCCCGCCGAGGAGACGTCGGCCCCGCGCTCGCGGGGATGGTCCGTCTCCTGCGCTGCTTGGCATCTGGGCGAGACTGTCGGCCCCGCGCTCGCGGGGATGGTCCTCAGCAGGAGGTGACACGCCGTGAGCGTGCTCGGTCGGCCCCGCGCTCGCGGGGATGGTCCCCTGCCGACCTGGGGCACCGCGTTCGCACCATGGTCGGCCCCGCGCTCGCGGGGATGGTCCCGTCAACGGCGGTGGTCGCTGGCTGGGTTGATGGTCGGCCCCGCGCTCGCGGGGATGGTCCTCAGCAGGAGGTGACACGCCGTGAGCGTGCTCGGTCGGCCCCGCGCTCGCGGGGATGGTCCGTCGAAGCCGCCTTCGGCGTCCGCTTCGTAGTGGTCGGCCCCGCGCTCGCGGGGATGGTCCCCGGCTCGTCCTGCTGGTTGCCGTACCTGCGGTGTCGGCCCCGCGCTCGCGGGGATGGTCCTCCGCGACTACCCGACGCTCCCCCAACTGCCAGAATCGGCCGCGCGCTCGCGGGGATGGTCCTCGGGAGCCGCCCGCCGCACCGCCAGCAGCCCGGTCGGCCCCGCGCTCGCGGGGATGGTCCCCTCGGCATCGAGATCGACTACACCGTCACCTCGTCAGCCCTGCGCTCGCGGGGATGGTCCCAGCTGGATACTCGTGGGGGTCACCGCGCCGCCGTCAGCCTCGCGCTCGCGGGGATGGTCCCTGCACGGTGGCGCTGTTGAATTGGTGGTCCCGGTCGCTCCCGCGCTCGCGGGGATGGTCCGCTGTCCACCTGGGCCTCGCCCGGTCGTGGCTGATCAGCCCCGCGCTCGCCGGGAGGTCTTTTGGGCTGGCTGGGGATGACGTGCAGCGCAGATGTTGAGCCCTGGTGATAGCCGGACTTGGCCCGATTGCGGCGGTGGGGACCGTACCCGTTGGGAACGGAAATCCCCGTGCTCGGCTTCGCGAGTAGATGGAGCGCCCATGTCAGCGTCTGACTGCCGTTCCGTCGCACCACAGAGCCTCACTCAGTGGAAACGTCAGGTAAACGGCAGGACGGTGCAACCCAATGCGGGGTGGTGCAGCACAAAACAGCTATCGCCCCTCTGACCTGCAACGCAGCGCAACCCGGTGCAGGCCAAAACGCAGTAGGGCGGGCGGGTTGATGACTCATAATCCCTGGGTCGTGGGTTCGAGTCCCACCCGCCCTACTCCGAACGCAGGTCCGGGCCCCGAGAAGGGGTTCCTGGCCAGGCGACACGCCTGGGGAGCCCGACCGAAACTGTAGGGCACGACGCGCCCGCGGCACGGTGCGCAACGCCGAGATTCACCCTACGGCGGACATTCCGGCGACCCGGTGCTGACGGGCGACTGGTGGAGCCGGTTCGGGCGGGCCGCTGACGTTGCGCCAGAAGGATGATCTTTCCGTCGCCGGGTTGTATGCGCACAGTGGCGCTGTGTGATCGTTTGTCACATGCGACGTATGGCCCTCTCCGCACTGTTCGCCGCCGCCACCCTGGTCGGGATGGCCGCCGCGCCCGCTCAGGCCGCCTCCGGTCAGGTGGTGGTCTACAGCACCCAGCTCCGGCCGCTGGACGTCTACAAGGACCCGCACGGCTGCACCAAGCTGCCACTCGACGCGCATGTGCTGGACAACCTGACCGACTCCACCATCACGGTCTACACCGACCCGTACTGCACCTTCCCGCTCACCGAGAACGCGCTCACCCTCGGGCAGCTCAAGCCCGGGCACGGTACGCACGTCTCGGGGACGGGCAGCTTCAAGGCCTGACGGGCCGTCGAACGGCGGCCGCCGGGGGATGGCAGGGCTCCGCCGGGCGGGGCCTCCCACCGGTCCGGCGTCGGAGGCGCTGACGCCGGTCCGGGCGCGGCCGACCGAGGGGCGGCGGCGGGACTCCAGGTCCCGTCGCCGCCCCTTCACGCGCGGCCGGCCCGCTCAGCCGAGCCGGTCCGCCAGCCACCGGGCGCCGCGCACCAGGGCCGCGCGACGGCGCCCGCGGCGCGAGTTCCCCCGGGCCTGCTGCGGGATGGCGCCCGGCGGCGCGGCGGCCAGCGAGGCCAGCCGGGCGGCGGCGCGGGCCAGGTCGGCGCGCAGGCGGCGCCGCCGGCCTGGGTCGGTGGTGTGCTGCAGGGCCGCGTGCAGCCCTTCTATCTCGGCGACGGCGGCGGCCAGTCGCAGCGAGTCTGCGGAGTTGGCGGACCGGTGGTCCCCCCACGGCATGGTCAGCGCTGTTCCCTTCGATCGGGTCCTTCGTGGTTCCTTGGGACGGGGACTGGGCGGCTCAGCCGTAACTGAGGCCGGAACACGGGTCGGTGTCGGCGGGTCTGATGTTCTGCGTGATGCCGCTCGGCAGTCCGGTCGGCGAGGCACTGGTCGAGGCACCGGCCGCGGCGCGGGTCGAGCCCTGGGCGGAGGCGGCTGCCGAGCCGGCGGACTGGCCGTCGGAGGGGCCGTCGGTCGCCGTGGCGTCGGGCGAGTCGTCGTCGGCGACCGGGCTGCCGGACTCGCTGGGCAGGGCGGCGGCGTAGTCGGCGCCGACGGTGACGGTCAGGGCGGTGACCGATGGACCCGCCACGGCCTGGGCGCCCGGGAAGTACCGGGCCAGCTGTTCGGCGGCCGCCTGCTTGCCCGCCGGGTACTCGACGACCGTGACGGCGCGCTGGATCCCGTTGGGGTCCGTGCCGACATCGCGGTAGCCGCGGGTCCGCAGCAGCTCCGCCACCTGGAGCGACAGCCCGGGGACGGGGCTGCCGTTCTGCACCACGATCGGCACGGTCAGGTCGCCGGACGGGCCGGCCGTGGGGGCCGGCGTGCTGCTCGGGCGGTCGGCGGCACGGTCGTTCAGGGTGCGGTCCTGGCGCAGCAGCGTCCACAGCGTGTCGACGTCCGGGTGGATCAGCGCCACCCGTTCTCCCGCGTACCGCCACGGCGCGGTCACGAAGTTCACGTCGGCGAGTTCGATCGACCGCAGTGAGCGGATGAACGAGGCCAGCTTCAGCGGGCTGCCCAGGCCCTGATCGACCGTCAGTGACTTGGTGGCGGCGTCGGCCAGCGGGAGCAGGGCGGTCAGGTCGAAGCCCTTGGCCTGGATCTTCTTGATCAGCGAGGCCAGGAAGGCCTGCTGACGCTTCATCCGGCCGATGTCCGAGCCGTCCCCGAGCCCGTGGCGCGCCCGCACGAAGTCCAGTGCGCTCTGCCCGCTGACCGTCTGCAGGCCCTTCTTCAGGTGGATCCCGAAGCCGTCCACGTCATCGGGCACGCAGACCTGCACGCCACCGACCGCGCTGGTCATCGCGGCGAAGCCCTTGAAGTCGACCACCACGGTGTGGTGCACCCGCAGTCCGGTCATGGTCTCCAGGGTGTTCTGGCTGCACGCCGGGTTGCCGGTCGGGGAAGAGCCCACCGAGAACGCCGAGTTGAACATCTGGTCGTGTTGCGGCTCGGTCCACTTGCCGCCCGGCAGCAGGCAGGGCGGGATGTCCACCAGGGCGTCGCGGGGGATCGAGACGGCCACCGCGTGGCGGTGGTCGGCGTAGACGTGCAGCAGGATGGCGGTGTCGGAGTTGCCCGCGCCGATGTCGCCGCCGGCCAGGGCGTTGTTGCCGTCGGC
Protein-coding regions in this window:
- the istB gene encoding IS21-like element helper ATPase IstB, which gives rise to MSFPNPPAIPEELDKLMRRMRLPYMRKAAPDVLATARAQRWDPAEVLRLLIAEEVTGRDAATRRLRRHSANFPTGKTLGSWRAEDSTIPEPTQNSLVTLEWIGRAENLVIAGPSGTGKSHFTEGLAQAAIEKDLRVSWFTLETLSAAIGKSKVDGSTARTVARICRADLIVIDDIGLLPVGEDAAEAFYRIIDAAYERRSIAVTSNIHPSGFDTIMPKTLAGASTDRLMHHAHLVTTTGDSHRLAEALAGKGVVPLN
- the istA gene encoding IS21 family transposase, with translation MEILEAYDLTGTVWSAATLAGHDPKTVKRYVEARDSGRNPYEREPRPKMIDAFLEKVEEWVEQSKATIRADVVHEKLVKMGYRGSARSTRRAVNAAKSAWKAGKRRTYRPWIPEPGRWLQFDWGEGPRIGGRRTWLFCAWLSWSRFRVVIPVWDCTLGTLVACLDTTLRRIGGAPTYVLTDNAKTVTVEHIAGIPVRHPQMVAAGRHYGCQVVSCVPYDPESKGGAEATVRIAKADLVPTDANLLPVYDSFAELADACLTWCDAVNSRRHRATGQIPADRLDIERTTLHILPVEPLALALGEERLVGSDRTISFNSVRYSTPPGYTGARVWCRVVGEELSITARTNSGDLSEIWRHQLSTPGVPQIIDAHYPDHPDGRSIHQPRLQPRSEAEIAFVGIGPGAGRWLKEAGPAGATRIRAKMARAVELATVLGNDRVDQALGLAATAGRFADGDLLSILGHIADSKPAGEVVRADEAHSVQNGTIGWQALGR
- a CDS encoding LCP family protein, yielding MTAAALVLGTAGAGFWFYERLDGNLSIFSSAGLSSHRPPDGPSDGSGNTPVNVLVLGSDSRADGNNALAGGDIGAGNSDTAILLHVYADHRHAVAVSIPRDALVDIPPCLLPGGKWTEPQHDQMFNSAFSVGSSPTGNPACSQNTLETMTGLRVHHTVVVDFKGFAAMTSAVGGVQVCVPDDVDGFGIHLKKGLQTVSGQSALDFVRARHGLGDGSDIGRMKRQQAFLASLIKKIQAKGFDLTALLPLADAATKSLTVDQGLGSPLKLASFIRSLRSIELADVNFVTAPWRYAGERVALIHPDVDTLWTLLRQDRTLNDRAADRPSSTPAPTAGPSGDLTVPIVVQNGSPVPGLSLQVAELLRTRGYRDVGTDPNGIQRAVTVVEYPAGKQAAAEQLARYFPGAQAVAGPSVTALTVTVGADYAAALPSESGSPVADDDSPDATATDGPSDGQSAGSAAASAQGSTRAAAGASTSASPTGLPSGITQNIRPADTDPCSGLSYG